One Gemmatimonadota bacterium genomic window, ACGAGGGGGGCTCAGCGGACAATACGTTTACCCGGAATTTCGAAGCGGTGCTCGGCCCTTCTTATTACAGCTTTGATTGGGGGGGGCGCCACTTTGTGTTTTATCCCAACGAGCAGTCGTTTTTTTCGCCGGCAGACCAGGAGCGAAAGGAGGTGTGGTTCTGGGCGGATTTGGCACTACAGCCTGCGGGTCGGGAGATCGTGGTGGTGATTCACACGCCTCCGCCGGTTTCATTCTTGGAGGCGTTGAGCCGACATAATGTCCGCTTGGTACTGCACGGGCACTGGCATTCCAGCAAGGTGTTCTCTTACAAAGAGATGGTTGTGGCCGCAACTCCGGCGTTCTGTTTTGGCGGGATCGATACATCGCCGAGGGGCTACCGCGTCGCGCGGTTCGGAGAGGAAGGGGTGGAAGTGGACCTTTGCGCGCACAAACCCACTGGCGTCTCGCTACTTTCCGAGGATACGCCGGTGGAGATTGCATTGGACGAGATGGGGCTGCGCCTGCGCTGGGAGCAACAACTTCCGGGGGGACTGCACCGCGCAGCACCCGTGCAGACAGGAGATCGCCTGCTGTTGAGCCTGCGGGACGAGGGTTATCCTGCCCGCAACGGGGTCTGTTGTATTGAGGTGGGTAGCGGAGATCTGGCGTGGCATGCACGCACGGATGCGACGGTGAAGAACAGTGTGGCTGTAGATGATGGTATCTGCGCGGCTGTGTCAGTTACCGGGCGGGTGCATGCGCTGGAGGCGTCGTCGGGCCGCCTGCTGTGGCATGCGAATCTGCCCGGGTATCCCGACCGCTGGGTTTACACGTCTCCGGTTATTGCAGATGGGATATTGTACGCAGGGGCGAAGGCCGGTTACGCGGCTTTTGATCTAAAGACGGGAGAGCAACAATGGTATGTACCTGTTGAAGACAGCGATAACTGGGCGTGTTACGCAAGTCCCCAGGTTTATGAGGACCTGCTTTTCCTGCTCGTGCCGCGGCGGGGGCTGATGGCATTGGACCGGCAAAGCGGGGATGTGGTGTGGGAACAGCAGATAGGGGTTGAGTATCCATATCCAACGCCGATTGTGTCCGAAAACCTGCTGGTAAGTGGGGGAGACTCGTCGCATTTAACCGCGTTACGGACAATTTCGGGGGAGGTTGTGTGGGACAAGCCGATCCTCCAGTCCAGTTACCCGACCGGACTGCTCGTGCGGGATGGACGGATCTACGCCACCACA contains:
- a CDS encoding PQQ-binding-like beta-propeller repeat protein, which codes for EGGSADNTFTRNFEAVLGPSYYSFDWGGRHFVFYPNEQSFFSPADQERKEVWFWADLALQPAGREIVVVIHTPPPVSFLEALSRHNVRLVLHGHWHSSKVFSYKEMVVAATPAFCFGGIDTSPRGYRVARFGEEGVEVDLCAHKPTGVSLLSEDTPVEIALDEMGLRLRWEQQLPGGLHRAAPVQTGDRLLLSLRDEGYPARNGVCCIEVGSGDLAWHARTDATVKNSVAVDDGICAAVSVTGRVHALEASSGRLLWHANLPGYPDRWVYTSPVIADGILYAGAKAGYAAFDLKTGEQQWYVPVEDSDNWACYASPQVYEDLLFLLVPRRGLMALDRQSGDVVWEQQIGVEYPYPTPIVSENLLVSGGDSSHLTALRTISGEVVWDKPILQSSYPTGLLVRDGRIYATTPEGDALCFDFNSGALLWGFQTGGDLLDMVPYRRGVRSILAAPVNFDDCLLVCGCDGCLYALDAASGECRGRAAFGSPITAPPCVVEGGLFVGTYDGRFFYFERVGD